AAAAAAAATTTGTTGCCAAGGCAAGTGACAGGGATCGACCTGAATAGCAAGGCCATCCAATTCTGCAAAACATTCCATTGTCAGGAAAATGCAGCGTATTTACAGGCGGATGCACAAAATCTGCTATTTTCCGATCATTCTTTTGACATCGTTATGAATGTGGAATCCTCACACCGATATCCCAGTCCTGAATTATTCTTCAGCGAAGTGAACCGGGTGTTAAAGCCGGGAGGTTATTTTTTATTTACGGATTTCAGACTTACAGATAAGGTGGAAGCATTGGAGGCTCAATTCAGGGATGCCCAATTAATAACTGAAGAAAAAAAGGACATTACTGAAAATGTTTTGGAAGCATTGACACTAGCTACTCCGGGAAGGGAAAAACTGATCAAAAAAATTGCGCCCGTTTTTTTACATGGATTGGCCAGACAATTTGCAGCCACCACCGGAACACCAACTTTCAATAAATTTTTGAACCGGGATTTCTTGTATCTGACCTATGTTTTAAGGAAGTAAGGAAACTTTTTATTCCCGATGATCGTCCTTTAACAGAGGTGGCTTTTAGTCGAAAATCTTTAGGGATCCCTGTCCCCTGGTTTATAAACAATTCCAAACAGGTGAAAGCTTCAAACATGACCCCGAAGGAGATTTTCTTACACCGGTGAGGCTATTGACAGCCAAGGCTCAAACCTGCAATAAGTGCCACTGCCTCGACCGGATATACCAAATAGACAAAAGCAAAATGGCAATCCAATAAAACATTTCTGCCGCCCAGGCCCACACTAATCCACCGTTAGTGTAATTTACTTCGATATAAATATAGATCAGGTAACCTATAGCGCAAGCCAGTTGTATTTTAAAACCGTAAAAAGTGGCTCCTGTGCCAGCCAACCCGTTGAAATACACCCCTCCTATGGAAAAAGCCGTCAGGATACCTGCAAGAACGTAAAACACCGGACGCGCCTCATCGATGAGGAATACATTTTGCCCCCCCAGCAACGGGTAAAGTATTTCATGGGGGAACAGGAGAATGGGTATCGTCATTACCATAGTGGTCATCCATGATATCTTTGCGGTTTTCCAAATAATGGGCAAAACAGCCTGACGCTTTTGCTGGCCAATAAAATTGCTTACCATGGTGTTTACCCCTGTGGAAAAACCCCAGGTAGGGATGGATAAAATGAGGTACACCATCCTGACGAGATTGGTGATAGCCAACTGACGTTCCCCAAGGTTTTCTACTATACTAAAAAAGACAAACCAACTTCCCAGCCCAACCATCGCCTGCATCACCATGGGGGTGGACAACCGGAATTCGGTTCGGATCAGTTCCATATCGATCGCCGGGATTCGAAATAGTGCATAACCCCGCGATTTTTTATCCATAAAAATGAATACAATAAAAACGCCAAAGGCCACCATTTCAGATATTGAACTTGCCAATCCGGCACCGGCGATGCCCATCTCCGGGAATCCCCAATGGCCATAAACGAGCGCATAATCCAACATTATATTAAAAGCAGCAAGGAAAATAGCATCAACGAGAATGAACCAGGTTCGGGCAATGCCGGTATAAAGCGCGATGATCGCCACACCGGCATAGGAAAAAAATACCCCCCAGGACCGGTATTCAATGTATTCAAGACTCTTGTGAAAAATAATATCCGAATCTACAAAGAGCTGGAAGAAATAATAACAGCCATATTTCATAAAAAAGAACATGAACACTGACAGTCCAAGTTCGAAATACAACATCGCATAAAAAGTCCTCCCCACTTCCATGGGGTTCCCCTCTCCTATTCTTCGGGCAATCATGATCTGTCCTCCGCGGGAAAAACCAAAACCAATGGCGGCCACAATCAGGTAAAAAACACTGGCAAATCCAATAGAAGCAAAATCTTCCTCACTCACATGATAAAGGAATACGCTGTCCGTCAAAGCAATGACATTTTGCGCTGCGCTACCCAACATTATCGGGGCCGAAATAGATAATATTTTACCGTATGAAGTGCTGCTCCTCATTATTTTGCAAATGTAAGATTAATAACACTAAAATGGTAACGTTGAACAGTATTCCGCCATACAGTTTTTTTGGCAAAAACTTTTTAGTTAATTTGCACCCTGTCGGAAAAAATCCATGCCCAATTGATAATTTTACCAAACCAGATCTTTTAAATTAAAAAAAACGATCCAAACGAATAAATTAAGTCCTATGCAATCATCAAAAAATGCTCCAAAGGCCCAAAAAATTCCTAAAGTCCTGACCCTTCACGGAGATACCCGGATAGATTATTACTACTGGCTCAACGATCGCGACAATGAGGAGGTCGTCAACTATCTCAATGCCGAAAATGAATACCTCGAAGATAAACTTTCCCACATCAAACAGTTCCGCCAGGATCTTTTCCTGGAAATGAAAAGCAGGATCAAAGAAGATGACCAGTCAGTACCTTATAAGGATAACGGTTATTTTTACATCACCCGTTACGAAAAAGGAAAAGAATACCCGGTATACTCCAGAAAGAAAGATTCGCTGGAAGCCCCTGAAGAAATTTTACTCGAAGTAAATGAGCTGGCCAAAGATTTTTCCTATTTTAAGATCGGGGGATTTGAAGTTAGCCTGGACAATAAACTGATGGCTTACAGCGAAGATATTGTCAGCCGAAGAATATATACCATCCGTTTTAAAAACCTGGAAACCGGGGAAATGCTGGAGGATGTCATTCCCAATACATCGGGCAATATCATCTGGGCCAACGACAACAAGACTTTATTTTATGCAGTAAAGGATGAGGCTTTACGTCCATACAAAATTTTCAGACACAAACTGGGAACGCCGGTTACTGATGATGTGGAAATCTGGCATGAAGCAGATGATACTTTCCGTACTTATATTTACAAAACGAAATCCGATCGTTTTCTCATCATCGGCTCTGATCAGACGATAACTTCCGAGTACAGGATTCTCGACGCCAATGATCCGGAAGGCACCTTTAGAATTTTCCAGAAAAGAACGCGTGGCCTGGAGTACGACCTGGCTCATTTTAAGGATGATTTTTTTGTAAGAACCAACCTCAATGCAAAGAACTTCAGGTTGATGAAAACGCCCGTCGATGCAACGGAAAAATCCAACTGGACAGAAGTTATTCCACACCGGGAGGATGTCTTGTTGGAAGACATGGACATTTTCAATAACTATCTCGTACTTTCAGAAAGGATAAAAGGCATTACCCAATTGAGAATAATGCCTACCGAAGGCAGCGAACACTATATTCACTTCCAGGATGAAGCCCACCTCACCGCTACCTCCATCAATCTTGATTTTGATACTGATATTTTGCGCATCAGTTACCAGTCGATGACCACTCCGCCGACCATTTACGACTACAATATGAAAACCAGGGAGTTCAAGCTGATGAAACAACAGGAAGTCGTAGGGGATTTCGATCCTGAAAATTATGAATCGGAAAGATTTTTTGTGACGGTGAGAGACGGAGTCCAGGTGCCCGTATCTATTGTTTACCGCAAAGGATACCAAAAAGACGGTAACGCGCCGCTGCTCCAATATGCTTATGGCAGTTACGGACACAGTATGGAACCTTATTTCAGTTCTATCCGATTAAGCCTGCTCGATCGTGGATTCGCCTTTGCCATCGCCCATATTCGCGGCGGCGAAGAGATGGGCCGTCACTGGTATGACGATGGCAGGTTGCTCAAAAAGAAAAATACTTTTACCGATTTTATCGACTGCGCCAAATACCTGGTCGAACATAAGTACACCAGTAATGATCGTCTTTTCGCCATGGGGGGCAGTGCAGGCGGACTGCTGATGGGCGCCATTATCAATATGGCTCCTGAACTTTGGAAAGGAGTTCTGGCCGCCGTGCCTTTCGTCGATGTAGTAACGACCATGCTTGATGACAGCATCCCTTTGACTACTGGCGAATACGATGAATGGGGCAATCCCAATGAAAAAGAGTATTACGATTACATAAAATCTTACTCTCCCTACGACAACGTCGAAGCCAAAGATTACCCCGCGATGCTGGTCACGACCGGACTACACGACTCCCAGGTTCAATACTGGGAGCCGGCCAAATGGGTGGCGAAACTGCGGGAGATGAAAACAGATGACAACATTTTGCTCATGCATACAAATATGGAGGCAGGGCATGGAGGCGCCTCTGGCCGGTTCGAGGCGATCAAGGAAATTGCGCTTGAATATGCTTTTATTTTAGATCTTGCAGGAAAAATAGAAGGCGAAAATAAATAAGCGCATCCTTTAAGGTATTATAAAATCTGGAAAATTAGCCGGGTGGGGAGTTGCAAAGGTTGTTAACCTGTAATCTGCATCTCCCAACCCGCATAATTGTTCTAAAATAAATTATTACATTTACTACCATAAAATTAAATAGCCCGCCTAAAACCGGATGTCTTCTAAGCGAATTGGCCATTGGTCGCTATTTAACGGACAATTTTAAACAGGCATGCAAAAATATTTACTTCTACTCCTTTTCCTTACCTCAGGTATTCTTTCCCTTTCTGGGCAAAAAGTAATCACAGGTGTGATCACTTCGACTGAAGACGGTGAACCTCTATTTGGAGTTAACATTAGCATCAAGGATTCAAACACTGGTGCCATTTCCGATTTCGAGGGGAAATATAGTCTGGAAGCCAAAGAGGATGACATACTGGTTTTCAGTTTCATTGGATTTCAATTGCAGGAAATTCCCGTTGCAGGGCGGAGCGTCATTGATGTTTCTCTTGTGACAGATGCAGAACAATTAGGAGAAGTGGTCGTCACGGCCCTCGGTATCAAACGCCAAAAACGCGAACTCGGATATTCTGCTGAAACTTTTGGTGGAGAAGGTCTTGAAAAGTCCAATGCCACCAACCTGATTTCTGCCCTGAGTGGCAAATCAGCAGGCGTTCAGGTGGGCACGTCAAACGGAGTAGACGGAGGAACCACAAGGATCACTATTCGCGGCAATAACAACCTTAAAGGCAATAACCAACCACTCATCATCATCGACGGCGTTCCGCTTGAGAATGAATCGGGTTTCACAGATGTCGGCCGCGGAGTGGATTGGGGGTCATCCATCAACAATATCAACCCTCAGGACATCGAAACCATGAATATCCTGAAAGGCCCAACCGCTTCGGCCCTTTATGGTTCAAGAGGTGCCAACGGAGTCATCCTGATCACCACTAAAAGAGGACAGCAGCAAAAAGGAATTGGCATCACCTACAATGTGTCACACAAGATCATTCAGCCTTTCAGATACCGGAAAGTTCAAAATACCTATGGATCCGGTGGGCCGGTCAGCTTACTGGAACCTCAACTGGAAATGAATGCCGACGGGGAATACATGTACCCCAATAACATTCACACCAATTCCGGTCCTTTTGGCAAAACGACCTTTGAGACTTTTGGTTTTTATTCCACCGGCGTTTCCTGGGGCCCAAAAATGGAAGGACAAATGGTCCGTTGGTGGGACGGCGAGTTAAGACCTTACACCCCCCAACCCGACAACCTGAAATTATTTTTCCATAACGGCCACACGACTGCTCATAACCTTTCCTTTTCGGGAGGTGGAAAAATGGGAACCATGCGGGTTTCCCTGACCCGAAACAGTCATGAGGCGGTCATCCCCAACAGTAATTTTGACCAAACCACCGCCAATATCGGATCGAGAATCGACATTTCTCCAAAAGTACACGCCGATCTTTCTATCTCCTACATCAACTACCACCGATTAAACAGCCCAACTCTTGGCGATGATAATACAGGCTCCTTCGGTAAGGGAATTCTCTACAGCTGGCCAAGAAGTTATAAAGGCCTGGAAAAAGATATAGATATATTGCCCGACGGCACCCAAAATGATTATGGCGGAAATTATCCCTTTACTTTTTCACCGCCTCATTTATGGTGGAATGCGTATAACAACAACACCAGCCTTGACCGGAATAAACTGATCGGCGGGCTTTCCTTAACCTATGATGTTACCAACTGGCTCAACATTACCGGGAAATTAGGGCTTGATTTTACCCTTACCCAGTTTGAGAAAAAGCACAACCCGATCGATAAGCTCGGAATCCTGGGAGGTTTTTATGCCAACGAACTGGACCGAAACAAAGTGGTCAACAATGAATTTCTCGTCACTGTGCATAAAAAAAATCTGTTCGGAAAAACATTTGGAGGCAGCATTTCTTTGGGGGGAACCCAATGGCAACGCAGCCGATATGCCATCAAAGGAAGCAGTTCCACATGGATCAACCCCTGGTTGTTCACCTTTAACAATTATGAAAACAGGATTGATGTTCCCATCCCCACTGAAATCCGTTACGACAAAAAGATCAATTCCATATATGGGTTTTTGAACCTCCATTTCAAGGAATACCTCTTCCTGGAACTCAGTGGACGAAATGACTGGTCTTCGGCCTTACCCATTCAAAACAATTCATATTTCTACCCATCCGCCTCTATGAGTTTCATTTTGAGCGAAGTAATAGACTTCAGCCATACGGGGATCAGTTTTTTAAAACTCAGAGCCGCCTATGCTGAAACTGCCACAGATACCGATCCGTTCGCGTTGGATTTTACTTATGCTACAGGTAGTTTCGGAGGAAGTCAAACAGCAACCCTGCCCACCACTATCCCTCCTTTGGAATTAAAACCCCAATTGGCCAATTCCTACGAAGCCGGGATCAGCATGGGATGGCTCGAAGATAAAATTCAACTGGATTTGACCTATTACCAGATATGGTCGTATGCCCAGATACTCGATTCTCCCCTTCCTGCCTCCTCCGGAGCCAATTTTATTAAGATCAATACTGGTGAAATTCAAAACAGGGGCTTTGAAGCGACCCTTGATATTACATTGCTTCAAAAAAAGAATTTCTTCTGGCAAACAGGTTTTAATATCAGCCGAAACAGAAACAGGATCATCAGCCTTGGAGATGGAGCCGACATTCTCCAACTGGCAGATATCTGGGGGCTGAACGGGCCTGCCATAGCCGTGAGAGAAGGAGAAGATTATGGTACCATCGTCGGATATGATTATATTTATGATGAGGCTTCCGGCAAACCCATATTAAACGAGGAAGGAACCCACTACTTATTTACGGAAAACCAGGTACCCATTGGTAATGCCTCCCCTAAATTTACCGGCGGATGGACGATGAGACTCGGCTTTAAAAACTTCAGCCTGAATACCCTTGTAGATACCAAATGGGGCGGAGATATTTATGCAGGGTCCTACGTCATCGGATTACAAACCGGTCAAAGTCCTGAAACCCTTTTAGAAAGGAACGGGGGCGGTCTTCCCTATACGGATCCTGATGGAAATATCCGTAATATCGGGGTTATCCTGGACGGCGTTTATGCTGACGGTACGCCTAATGACAAAGTCGTACATTATTACTTCAAATACGTGCCTAATGCCGGTGGCTGGGGACACTTTCTCTCCACACCAGGCATTCTGGAAAACTCCTGGATCAAGTTAAGGGAGGTCGCATTGACTTATAAGTTCCCCACAGGCATATTGAATAAATCAAAAGTTTTCCAGGGATTGACGGCATCCATCGTGGGGCGGGACTTATTCTACCTATACACTACCCTACCTGACAACATTAATCCCGAAGGCTCCAATGGCTCAGGCAATGCACAGGGGCTGGAATGGGCTTCGTTTCCTAGTATGCGATCTTTCAGCTTTAGTTTAATAGCCTCTTTCTGACCTGTGATAAATAGATTTGAAATGAAAAAAATAAACGTATTATATATCCTGGTTTCAACGGTTTTGATGCTTCCCTCCTGTGACAAAGGTTTTGAGGCCCTCAATAAAAATCCATTCGAGTCCACTCAAACCGAGATCGGACCTCTTTTTAATACTTGCGTCAATTCCCTGAGATTGGGCTGGAACGAACAATTCTACCTTCACAATGAGACGCTGTATGAGATCACCCAGCAAGCGGCATTATCGTCTGTTACTTTCCAAAATGTTTCCATTGGCACGGAGGAAGTCTGGAACAATTATTATATCACCCTTGCCCATTTCCGGGAACTCGAAGCCAGGTTTGATGCCTATGAAGGAGATACTGAGGTGCTCAACAATGTAAGAGCCATGACCAAAATCCTCCTGGCCTATAAGACTTTTAGGGTCACAGACCTGTTTGGCGACATGCCTTTTTTTGATGCAGGAAAGGGATTTGAGGATCTTGCCTATGCGCGCCCCAAATTTGATACCCAGAAAGATATCTATTTCTTTTTACTGGATGAATTAAAATGGGCCGCCGAGCACATTAATCCTGCGCCCAACCCGATCACCGCAACCGGAGAAGCCTATTACAATTTAGGAAATTTTGATACTTTCTTCAACGGAGATCTTCACCAATGGATAAAATTCGCCAATAGTTTACGATTGCGTCATGCGTTGAGGATGTATGAAAAAGCCCCATTGGAGGCCGAAACCATCATTTCGGAAATATTGGAGAACAACCTGCCCCTGGTGAGAGAAAATGAGGATAATGTTTTGATGAACCCCAGGGCACAGCAATGGCTCAACCAGTCAGTTGGATGGTCCTTCCGTGAGCATAAAAAACTGAGAATGGGAAGCAACATCTGGCACCAGATGTCGGAAAATGACAACGTGGACGGCAGCGGCATATTTGACCCCAGGGCCTATGTATTTTTTGAAACCAATAACGCCAATGAATGGGCACCCTTCCCTCAGGTTCCCGATGAAAATACACCACAGTCCGGGGGAATTCCTTATCAGTACCACCGGGATGATAATTATACCATAAAGGGGCAGGATAATATTTATTCTCCCTTCAATTATTACCTGGTCAGGGACGAACAGGATGTTCCGGAAATCATCCTCACGGCTGCCGAAGTTCATTTTATCAAAGCGGAAATTTTGCTGCGGGGTATTGGTGTTCCTGCAGATGAAGGGGAAGCAGATGGGGAATACACATTGGGATTAGCCGCTTCCATTGAATTTTGGCAGAAGGTGGCGTTTAATACGGCCATTTGGACGAATGCCCAAACTCCTTTAACTACAGGAGAAATATTTGCGGTCACCAATCATCCCCGCTTGAGCATATTTACCAGCCAGGACAAATTGGGCCTCATTTATACCCAAAGATGGATCGATGCTTTCCGGCAGCCCTGGGAAGCTTACGCCCTTGTCAGACGAACCGGGCAAACCCCACATGAAGGCCCGATAAAACAACATTACAGGTTCCCTTATCCGCCGGGAGAAATCGAAAACAATCCCGACAACTGGGCTGCTCAGGTAAGCAAAATGGGAGAAGATTCTTATTTGACCAAAATTTGGTGGATGCCCGGTTAAAAAACATGGTTATAACCTTCTGAGAAAATATTTCTAAAACTTAAAATCTGATATATGAAAAATTACTACTACTTAAAACAAGGAATACTCCTGATGTTTTTGTTATTCATCCAATCTTTTAACTTAATAGCCCAATCGGAACAATACCTTCATTTCGACGGAGTAAATGATTATGTAGTGCTTGAAAATGGTTCACAATACATTGTCAACTCAACTGAAATCACCATGGCCGGATGGTTTTACACCGACCAGCTGGCTTACGGGCAAGGCATGATGGGCATTAGGGATGGAAGTGGAAACGGGATGTATGTCATCCAACTGGACAATGGAATCATGGAATGCCGTTTGGAGACCAATACCGGTTTACATGAGTTTGTCGCTCCGGCCTTTACCATTGTTCCTCAAACCTGGCAGCATATTGCCTGGGTGTATGATGGCGCTTCTGTAAGGCTTTACATCAACGGCACCCTGAAAGGAAGTTCAGTCGCATCAGGCACTATTTCCAATGCCAATATCCACTTTGCTATTGGCAGAAGTATCCTTTCCAATTTCAATTTTTATTTTGGAGGAAGAGTCGATGAAGTATCCTTGTGGAGTAAGGTATTGAATCAAACGGATATCCAGAACATGATGGAAAATGAATTGGTGGGAGATGAGGCAGGACTTGAAGCCTATTATAAATTCAACCAGGGCGTTC
This sequence is a window from Lewinellaceae bacterium. Protein-coding genes within it:
- a CDS encoding class I SAM-dependent methyltransferase, translated to MKKTIRESFFKIWYWYISTKDKDGEITFMNYGHSDGNQLLPLPKHQEKDRYSIQLYHHLASKINLQDKNLLEVGCGRAGGLTYIKKNLLPRQVTGIDLNSKAIQFCKTFHCQENAAYLQADAQNLLFSDHSFDIVMNVESSHRYPSPELFFSEVNRVLKPGGYFLFTDFRLTDKVEALEAQFRDAQLITEEKKDITENVLEALTLATPGREKLIKKIAPVFLHGLARQFAATTGTPTFNKFLNRDFLYLTYVLRK
- a CDS encoding MATE family efflux transporter, producing MLGSAAQNVIALTDSVFLYHVSEEDFASIGFASVFYLIVAAIGFGFSRGGQIMIARRIGEGNPMEVGRTFYAMLYFELGLSVFMFFFMKYGCYYFFQLFVDSDIIFHKSLEYIEYRSWGVFFSYAGVAIIALYTGIARTWFILVDAIFLAAFNIMLDYALVYGHWGFPEMGIAGAGLASSISEMVAFGVFIVFIFMDKKSRGYALFRIPAIDMELIRTEFRLSTPMVMQAMVGLGSWFVFFSIVENLGERQLAITNLVRMVYLILSIPTWGFSTGVNTMVSNFIGQQKRQAVLPIIWKTAKISWMTTMVMTIPILLFPHEILYPLLGGQNVFLIDEARPVFYVLAGILTAFSIGGVYFNGLAGTGATFYGFKIQLACAIGYLIYIYIEVNYTNGGLVWAWAAEMFYWIAILLLSIWYIRSRQWHLLQV
- a CDS encoding S9 family peptidase; amino-acid sequence: MQSSKNAPKAQKIPKVLTLHGDTRIDYYYWLNDRDNEEVVNYLNAENEYLEDKLSHIKQFRQDLFLEMKSRIKEDDQSVPYKDNGYFYITRYEKGKEYPVYSRKKDSLEAPEEILLEVNELAKDFSYFKIGGFEVSLDNKLMAYSEDIVSRRIYTIRFKNLETGEMLEDVIPNTSGNIIWANDNKTLFYAVKDEALRPYKIFRHKLGTPVTDDVEIWHEADDTFRTYIYKTKSDRFLIIGSDQTITSEYRILDANDPEGTFRIFQKRTRGLEYDLAHFKDDFFVRTNLNAKNFRLMKTPVDATEKSNWTEVIPHREDVLLEDMDIFNNYLVLSERIKGITQLRIMPTEGSEHYIHFQDEAHLTATSINLDFDTDILRISYQSMTTPPTIYDYNMKTREFKLMKQQEVVGDFDPENYESERFFVTVRDGVQVPVSIVYRKGYQKDGNAPLLQYAYGSYGHSMEPYFSSIRLSLLDRGFAFAIAHIRGGEEMGRHWYDDGRLLKKKNTFTDFIDCAKYLVEHKYTSNDRLFAMGGSAGGLLMGAIINMAPELWKGVLAAVPFVDVVTTMLDDSIPLTTGEYDEWGNPNEKEYYDYIKSYSPYDNVEAKDYPAMLVTTGLHDSQVQYWEPAKWVAKLREMKTDDNILLMHTNMEAGHGGASGRFEAIKEIALEYAFILDLAGKIEGENK
- a CDS encoding SusC/RagA family TonB-linked outer membrane protein, with the protein product MQKYLLLLLFLTSGILSLSGQKVITGVITSTEDGEPLFGVNISIKDSNTGAISDFEGKYSLEAKEDDILVFSFIGFQLQEIPVAGRSVIDVSLVTDAEQLGEVVVTALGIKRQKRELGYSAETFGGEGLEKSNATNLISALSGKSAGVQVGTSNGVDGGTTRITIRGNNNLKGNNQPLIIIDGVPLENESGFTDVGRGVDWGSSINNINPQDIETMNILKGPTASALYGSRGANGVILITTKRGQQQKGIGITYNVSHKIIQPFRYRKVQNTYGSGGPVSLLEPQLEMNADGEYMYPNNIHTNSGPFGKTTFETFGFYSTGVSWGPKMEGQMVRWWDGELRPYTPQPDNLKLFFHNGHTTAHNLSFSGGGKMGTMRVSLTRNSHEAVIPNSNFDQTTANIGSRIDISPKVHADLSISYINYHRLNSPTLGDDNTGSFGKGILYSWPRSYKGLEKDIDILPDGTQNDYGGNYPFTFSPPHLWWNAYNNNTSLDRNKLIGGLSLTYDVTNWLNITGKLGLDFTLTQFEKKHNPIDKLGILGGFYANELDRNKVVNNEFLVTVHKKNLFGKTFGGSISLGGTQWQRSRYAIKGSSSTWINPWLFTFNNYENRIDVPIPTEIRYDKKINSIYGFLNLHFKEYLFLELSGRNDWSSALPIQNNSYFYPSASMSFILSEVIDFSHTGISFLKLRAAYAETATDTDPFALDFTYATGSFGGSQTATLPTTIPPLELKPQLANSYEAGISMGWLEDKIQLDLTYYQIWSYAQILDSPLPASSGANFIKINTGEIQNRGFEATLDITLLQKKNFFWQTGFNISRNRNRIISLGDGADILQLADIWGLNGPAIAVREGEDYGTIVGYDYIYDEASGKPILNEEGTHYLFTENQVPIGNASPKFTGGWTMRLGFKNFSLNTLVDTKWGGDIYAGSYVIGLQTGQSPETLLERNGGGLPYTDPDGNIRNIGVILDGVYADGTPNDKVVHYYFKYVPNAGGWGHFLSTPGILENSWIKLREVALTYKFPTGILNKSKVFQGLTASIVGRDLFYLYTTLPDNINPEGSNGSGNAQGLEWASFPSMRSFSFSLIASF
- a CDS encoding SusD/RagB family nutrient-binding outer membrane lipoprotein gives rise to the protein MKKINVLYILVSTVLMLPSCDKGFEALNKNPFESTQTEIGPLFNTCVNSLRLGWNEQFYLHNETLYEITQQAALSSVTFQNVSIGTEEVWNNYYITLAHFRELEARFDAYEGDTEVLNNVRAMTKILLAYKTFRVTDLFGDMPFFDAGKGFEDLAYARPKFDTQKDIYFFLLDELKWAAEHINPAPNPITATGEAYYNLGNFDTFFNGDLHQWIKFANSLRLRHALRMYEKAPLEAETIISEILENNLPLVRENEDNVLMNPRAQQWLNQSVGWSFREHKKLRMGSNIWHQMSENDNVDGSGIFDPRAYVFFETNNANEWAPFPQVPDENTPQSGGIPYQYHRDDNYTIKGQDNIYSPFNYYLVRDEQDVPEIILTAAEVHFIKAEILLRGIGVPADEGEADGEYTLGLAASIEFWQKVAFNTAIWTNAQTPLTTGEIFAVTNHPRLSIFTSQDKLGLIYTQRWIDAFRQPWEAYALVRRTGQTPHEGPIKQHYRFPYPPGEIENNPDNWAAQVSKMGEDSYLTKIWWMPG